In a genomic window of Tissierella sp. Yu-01:
- the thiS gene encoding sulfur carrier protein ThiS, whose translation MEITVNNKAITIPHDFKILNLLEHLSYNKSVAVFVNGKQLLMSQYDDYLLKDKDTVKIIKPLGGG comes from the coding sequence GTGGAAATAACAGTAAATAACAAAGCCATCACAATTCCACATGATTTTAAAATATTAAATCTTTTAGAACATTTAAGTTACAATAAATCTGTTGCAGTATTCGTAAATGGTAAACAATTATTGATGTCTCAATATGATGATTACTTATTAAAGGACAAAGATACTGTAAAGATTATAAAACCTTTAGGTGGTGGCTAA
- the tatA gene encoding twin-arginine translocase TatA/TatE family subunit: MARLGPMELVLILGIALVVFGPKKLPEIGKAMGQTIKQFKDHANKVSEEPLEDKTSVLKEEESLDA, encoded by the coding sequence ATGGCAAGATTAGGTCCGATGGAGTTAGTATTAATATTAGGAATAGCATTGGTGGTATTTGGTCCGAAGAAACTACCTGAAATAGGAAAAGCTATGGGACAAACAATCAAACAATTTAAAGATCATGCAAATAAGGTTAGTGAAGAACCATTAGAAGATAAAACGTCAGTTCTAAAAGAAGAAGAAAGCTTAGATGCTTAA
- a CDS encoding XdhC/CoxI family protein, whose product MFEKLYGELLEKLNEDSEVALLTSLSTKDLTINKKQVLSKTELDASIDIELKNNILESFDTGIPTTYNTDEESILIEPFFPKPRLIVFGGGHIAKPLTEFSRKVGFSVVVIDDRPFFANSGRFPDADEVICEDFNKVFDKIRLKSSDFVVIVTRGHKYDGVCLRNTLRYTTAYTGMIGSKRRVRAMMEELSKEGYDKEKLDKVCSPIGLDIGAVTPEEIAIAVIAQVISYRRASNSKLSRSKFNWPEFDMDVMKEAASKSEIPRALITIIGSKGSVPRKAGAKMIVWLDGRLIGTIGGGCSEANILSLARNVIQKKGYSIEHVDMTGDVAEDEGMVCGGVMDVLIESID is encoded by the coding sequence ATGTTTGAAAAATTATATGGTGAATTATTAGAAAAGCTAAATGAAGACAGTGAAGTAGCGCTTTTAACTTCACTATCCACGAAGGATCTTACTATTAATAAAAAGCAAGTATTATCAAAAACTGAGTTAGACGCGAGCATTGATATTGAGCTTAAAAATAATATATTAGAGTCTTTTGACACTGGTATACCAACTACATATAATACAGATGAAGAATCAATTTTAATTGAACCATTTTTCCCAAAACCAAGACTAATAGTATTTGGAGGTGGCCATATTGCTAAGCCATTGACTGAATTTAGCCGAAAAGTTGGTTTTTCTGTTGTTGTAATAGATGACAGACCATTCTTTGCTAATTCTGGAAGATTTCCTGATGCGGATGAGGTTATTTGTGAAGATTTTAATAAAGTCTTTGACAAAATTAGATTAAAATCTTCTGACTTTGTTGTAATAGTAACAAGAGGACATAAATATGATGGTGTTTGTTTGAGAAATACTTTACGATATACGACTGCTTATACTGGGATGATAGGTTCTAAACGTAGAGTAAGAGCAATGATGGAAGAACTATCAAAAGAAGGTTATGATAAAGAAAAATTAGATAAGGTATGTTCCCCTATAGGTCTTGATATAGGAGCTGTAACACCAGAAGAAATTGCAATTGCAGTAATTGCTCAAGTGATCAGCTATAGAAGAGCTTCTAACTCCAAGTTATCAAGAAGTAAATTCAACTGGCCTGAATTTGATATGGATGTGATGAAAGAGGCAGCATCAAAATCTGAGATTCCAAGAGCCTTAATTACTATTATTGGATCAAAAGGGTCTGTTCCTAGAAAAGCTGGAGCTAAAATGATAGTATGGCTTGATGGCAGATTAATAGGAACTATTGGTGGAGGATGTAGCGAAGCAAATATCCTATCTTTAGCACGTAATGTTATACAAAAAAAGGGTTATTCAATTGAACATGTTGATATGACTGGAGATGTAGCTGAGGATGAAGGTATGGTTTGCGGTGGAGTCATGGATGTTCTCATAGAATCTATCGATTAA
- a CDS encoding aminotransferase class I/II-fold pyridoxal phosphate-dependent enzyme, translating to MFKSTRDIDNMIKKHSVYREGCLNLIASENFSSEKVRSYLSCDLGNRYGCYSTLDPSDREYTGNKYIHEIEMETQELIKEVFKAKYADLRPIGGHMAGMSVVLALLEPGDLVIEVSLKDWGHGLVGPMCQVRQFDETIRVKYMKFTEDREVDVEALKIQVKELNPKLVIFGGSGTLFQEPVRELRPLADEIGFHIAYDAAHVTGLIASGVFKNPLEEGADIMFGSTHKSFPGPQGGFVVSNNKELINKVGNTLSPSLVTSHHLNRLPALAASILEMKEFGYEYGQQIVKNSKALAKALDKYGFDVIGKNRGFTESHLLLLNLGDIIDTAPAKYLEKANILVSDDFSGGAPEVRIGTPEITRRGFKENDMETIAIFFKRLLIDKDSIEEVGKDVENYARNFTGIDFSF from the coding sequence ATGTTTAAGTCAACTAGAGATATAGATAATATGATAAAGAAACATTCAGTATACAGAGAAGGTTGCCTAAATTTAATTGCTTCTGAAAACTTTTCCAGCGAGAAGGTACGCAGTTATTTAAGTTGTGATTTAGGAAATAGATATGGATGTTACTCAACATTAGATCCATCTGATAGGGAATATACGGGAAACAAATATATACATGAAATTGAGATGGAAACACAAGAATTGATAAAAGAAGTTTTCAAGGCAAAATATGCTGATTTAAGACCTATTGGGGGACATATGGCAGGTATGTCAGTTGTTCTGGCCTTACTCGAGCCAGGGGATCTAGTTATAGAAGTGAGTCTTAAAGACTGGGGTCATGGTTTAGTTGGTCCAATGTGCCAAGTCAGACAATTTGATGAGACTATAAGAGTTAAATATATGAAGTTTACAGAAGATAGAGAAGTTGATGTTGAAGCCTTAAAAATTCAAGTAAAAGAATTAAATCCAAAGCTTGTTATATTTGGAGGTTCAGGCACATTGTTCCAGGAGCCTGTTAGGGAATTAAGGCCATTGGCTGATGAAATTGGTTTTCACATTGCATATGATGCAGCTCATGTAACTGGTCTTATTGCTTCAGGAGTGTTTAAGAACCCTCTAGAAGAGGGCGCAGACATAATGTTTGGGAGTACTCATAAATCATTTCCTGGACCTCAAGGTGGATTTGTAGTATCCAATAATAAAGAATTAATCAATAAAGTTGGTAATACATTATCTCCATCATTAGTGACAAGTCACCATCTTAATAGATTACCAGCCTTAGCAGCTTCAATTTTAGAGATGAAAGAATTTGGATATGAGTATGGTCAACAGATAGTGAAGAACTCTAAAGCCTTGGCAAAAGCATTAGATAAATATGGATTTGATGTAATCGGTAAAAATAGAGGCTTTACTGAATCACATCTTTTGCTTCTTAATTTGGGTGATATTATAGATACTGCACCAGCAAAATATCTTGAGAAGGCTAATATACTTGTTTCTGACGACTTTTCCGGCGGAGCACCTGAAGTTAGAATAGGTACACCTGAAATAACAAGAAGAGGATTCAAAGAAAATGATATGGAGACTATAGCAATATTTTTTAAACGATTACTTATAGATAAGGATTCAATTGAAGAAGTAGGAAAAGATGTAGAAAATTATGCTAGAAATTTTACTGGAATAGATTTTTCATTCTAA
- a CDS encoding amidohydrolase has translation MDYIKEEVLELEEELINLRRDFHMHPELGFQEYRTSGIVFDYLSKLGLEVEKIAKTGVVGLLRGKEPGKTLMLRADMDALPQTEKTGLPYASINEGIMHACGHDGHTAMLLVAAKILCKYKDNIQGQIKFVFQPNEEEAGALDMINEGVLKNPKVDAAFAIHLWTPLKSGEVGLTEGPIMAALEEFELIINGKGGHTGSPHTAIDPILAATNIVQSLQSIQTREIDPLLPIAIMVGKIRGGSARNVIADAVQIGGTIRFLFKNEEREKKVLLERFERLIKGICEGMNVGYELKYIPSNPSLLNNGKMTNYIKKAAIETFGRDDIFVDYRSMAGEDFAEFSQRVPSTLYFIGNGNEEKGTTYPHHHPMFNLDEDTLKYGVEIHVRSALGFLND, from the coding sequence GTGGATTATATAAAGGAGGAAGTACTGGAATTAGAAGAAGAGTTAATTAATTTGAGAAGAGATTTTCATATGCATCCTGAATTGGGATTTCAGGAATATAGAACATCAGGGATAGTATTTGACTATCTAAGTAAATTAGGATTAGAGGTTGAAAAGATTGCAAAGACAGGTGTTGTAGGTCTACTAAGAGGAAAAGAGCCGGGGAAAACCCTGATGCTTAGGGCTGACATGGATGCCCTACCACAGACGGAGAAAACTGGATTACCTTACGCATCAATAAATGAAGGTATTATGCATGCTTGTGGTCATGATGGACATACAGCAATGTTATTAGTAGCAGCAAAGATATTATGTAAATACAAAGATAATATACAAGGTCAAATAAAGTTTGTATTTCAACCAAATGAGGAAGAAGCTGGAGCCTTAGATATGATAAATGAAGGGGTACTTAAAAATCCAAAAGTAGATGCAGCATTTGCTATACATCTATGGACTCCTTTGAAGAGTGGAGAAGTTGGTCTTACTGAAGGACCTATAATGGCTGCTCTTGAAGAATTTGAACTAATTATAAATGGTAAGGGAGGTCACACAGGTTCGCCTCATACTGCAATCGATCCAATATTAGCAGCTACAAACATTGTACAGAGTTTACAATCTATACAAACTAGGGAAATTGATCCATTACTACCTATAGCAATTATGGTTGGAAAAATTAGAGGTGGAAGTGCAAGGAATGTTATTGCTGATGCCGTTCAAATTGGTGGAACAATAAGATTCTTATTTAAGAATGAAGAAAGAGAAAAGAAGGTTTTATTGGAAAGATTCGAAAGACTAATAAAGGGGATTTGTGAAGGTATGAACGTGGGTTACGAGTTAAAATATATTCCTAGCAATCCATCTTTATTAAACAATGGCAAGATGACTAATTATATCAAAAAAGCAGCCATAGAAACTTTTGGTCGAGACGATATATTTGTTGACTACAGATCCATGGCAGGGGAAGACTTCGCAGAATTTTCTCAAAGAGTACCAAGCACATTATACTTTATTGGAAATGGGAATGAAGAAAAAGGAACTACTTATCCACATCATCATCCTATGTTTAATCTTGACGAAGATACTTTGAAATATGGTGTCGAGATACATGTTAGAAGTGCATTAGGTTTCTTGAATGATTAA
- a CDS encoding helix-turn-helix domain-containing protein, with protein sequence MGNIDKFHLCPKFESAFELLGKRWTGLIIQTLLSGQKRFSDIEMAIPNLSARMLTERFKELEQHGIIIRHVYPETPVRIEYELTEKGKDLHKSMEEIQKWAEKWN encoded by the coding sequence ATGGGGAATATTGATAAATTCCATTTATGTCCAAAGTTTGAATCAGCGTTTGAATTACTAGGAAAAAGATGGACAGGTCTTATCATCCAAACCCTTCTTAGTGGTCAAAAGAGGTTTTCAGATATAGAAATGGCTATACCAAACTTAAGTGCACGAATGCTTACAGAGAGATTTAAAGAACTTGAGCAACATGGAATAATCATTAGACATGTATATCCAGAAACTCCTGTCAGAATTGAGTATGAGTTAACTGAAAAGGGAAAGGATTTACACAAATCCATGGAAGAAATCCAAAAATGGGCAGAGAAATGGAACTAA
- a CDS encoding aldehyde ferredoxin oxidoreductase family protein, whose product MYNQFPDAKILRVDLTKGDVNTEILPGDIYRLYPGGSALGLYLAMQDIKTGIDPLSPENTLVFSVSALTGLPISGISRMNVTAKSPLTGTIGDSQAGGFFPVHLKSNGYDAIVFNGKAEKPVYLFINGDNVELKSAENLWGKVTGEAEDAIREELNRDDVEIAQIGPGGENLVKYACIINMCNRANGRNGMGAVMGSKNLKAVVVAKGKAMKPVYKENFMELAKSVTQRLEENESVAGLGKYGTDGDLQGFSEEGFLVTRNWTSGHFPEGAEKLTGTTMYDTILKERDTCFACAVKCKRVVEIPGMVDPLYGGPEYETVGTFGSYCGVTSLEYVSLANQLCNMHGLDTISCGATIAFAMECYEKGLLSKEECDGIDLNFGNAEALPVIISKIAKREEGIGELLAEGSYRAAEKIGKEALPLSISVKKQELPAHMPQYKPAVGLIYAVNPFGADHQSSEHDPFLVMPPDSRERIRLAKIGIHKGYEDNFTMDDDKVRFALDTHKYFSILDTLCLCQFVWGPSWELYGPDEMVDLCKYGIGWDTSLFELMQVGERRLNMMRYFNSREGFTKDDDKLPERIFEPLKGGPTDGVVLDRKAHDKAKDVYYEFAGWDKETGNPTGVIMKKLSLQWLLDQ is encoded by the coding sequence ATGTATAATCAATTTCCTGATGCAAAAATCTTAAGAGTAGATCTAACAAAAGGAGATGTAAATACTGAAATATTACCTGGGGATATTTATAGACTATATCCAGGGGGTTCAGCATTAGGTCTTTATTTGGCTATGCAGGATATTAAAACAGGAATTGATCCATTGTCCCCTGAAAACACATTGGTTTTTTCAGTATCAGCTTTAACAGGACTTCCAATAAGCGGTATAAGCAGAATGAATGTTACAGCTAAAAGTCCGCTAACTGGGACTATTGGAGATAGTCAAGCCGGTGGTTTTTTCCCTGTTCATTTAAAGAGCAATGGATATGATGCTATTGTATTTAATGGAAAAGCAGAGAAACCAGTATATTTATTTATTAATGGTGATAATGTTGAATTAAAGAGTGCAGAAAATCTTTGGGGTAAGGTAACAGGTGAAGCAGAAGATGCCATTAGGGAAGAGTTAAATAGAGATGATGTAGAAATTGCTCAGATAGGACCTGGTGGAGAGAATTTAGTTAAATATGCCTGCATTATAAATATGTGTAACAGGGCAAATGGAAGAAATGGTATGGGTGCTGTAATGGGGTCTAAGAATCTTAAAGCAGTTGTTGTTGCAAAAGGAAAGGCTATGAAACCTGTATATAAAGAGAATTTTATGGAACTAGCCAAGAGTGTAACACAAAGACTAGAAGAAAATGAATCCGTTGCAGGACTTGGTAAATATGGCACTGATGGAGATTTACAGGGATTCAGTGAAGAAGGCTTCCTTGTAACAAGAAACTGGACATCTGGACATTTCCCTGAAGGAGCTGAAAAATTAACTGGAACCACCATGTATGACACGATTCTAAAAGAAAGGGATACATGTTTTGCCTGTGCAGTAAAATGTAAAAGAGTTGTTGAAATTCCTGGTATGGTTGATCCTTTATATGGTGGACCCGAATATGAAACAGTAGGTACCTTTGGATCATACTGTGGTGTTACTAGTCTTGAATATGTATCATTAGCAAACCAGCTTTGTAACATGCACGGTTTGGATACAATATCTTGCGGTGCTACAATTGCATTTGCTATGGAATGTTATGAAAAAGGATTGCTTAGTAAAGAAGAGTGCGATGGTATTGATTTAAATTTTGGTAATGCAGAAGCCTTACCAGTAATAATTAGTAAAATAGCTAAGAGGGAAGAAGGAATAGGGGAACTTTTAGCTGAGGGTAGTTATCGAGCTGCAGAGAAAATTGGGAAGGAAGCTTTGCCATTGAGCATAAGTGTTAAAAAACAGGAGCTACCTGCACATATGCCTCAATATAAGCCTGCAGTGGGACTTATTTACGCTGTTAACCCATTTGGTGCAGATCACCAATCTAGTGAGCATGATCCATTTCTAGTTATGCCACCTGATAGCAGGGAAAGAATTAGATTGGCTAAGATTGGTATTCACAAGGGTTATGAAGATAACTTTACTATGGATGATGATAAGGTAAGATTTGCATTAGATACTCATAAATACTTCTCTATTTTAGATACTTTGTGTTTATGTCAATTTGTTTGGGGACCGTCTTGGGAATTATATGGTCCAGATGAAATGGTGGACTTATGTAAATATGGTATTGGATGGGATACTTCTTTATTTGAATTAATGCAGGTCGGTGAAAGAAGGCTTAATATGATGAGATACTTCAACTCTAGGGAAGGCTTTACAAAAGATGATGACAAACTTCCAGAAAGAATATTTGAACCTCTTAAAGGAGGTCCAACAGATGGAGTAGTATTGGATAGAAAAGCTCATGATAAAGCTAAAGACGTGTACTACGAATTCGCTGGGTGGGATAAGGAAACAGGAAATCCTACAGGGGTTATAATGAAAAAATTATCATTACAATGGTTATTGGATCAATAG
- a CDS encoding DctP family TRAP transporter solute-binding subunit: protein MKKLSMSLIALVLIMTLLVGCAGNSSTPATNEPGPSNSSSSDSSSSEQETYHWRFAHEENNGSIQDVYVKEFVRILEEKSDGRIKVDIYPVGQIGDATQQCELLQNGGLEFAMVSPGNTGTIVPENQLFSLHFLFSEDMDKNAEIFKTSKALNEDLTALYLDKNIKVLSYWTEGTMEWTSSRPVNTPDKWKGLKMRTMPSPMIVASYEAYGANPTPMPYMEVYSGLQLNMIEGQENPISAIEEMKFCEVQDYLTLGGSSLYVTTTAVNPQFFDGLPADIQQMILETVEETRDFSFQAQADLNGGALDKITATTDVEVVYLTEEERAQFKEASKAAYQVYKNMVGEKGSAILDKLMEEVAAIEAK from the coding sequence ATGAAGAAGTTGTCAATGAGTTTAATAGCTTTAGTTTTAATTATGACTTTACTTGTTGGTTGTGCTGGGAATTCATCAACACCTGCAACAAATGAACCTGGGCCAAGTAATTCTTCATCAAGTGATTCGAGTTCTAGCGAACAAGAAACGTATCATTGGAGATTTGCACATGAGGAGAATAACGGTAGTATTCAAGATGTTTATGTAAAGGAATTTGTTAGAATTCTAGAAGAAAAATCAGATGGCAGAATAAAAGTTGATATTTATCCTGTTGGACAAATTGGAGATGCTACACAACAATGTGAATTATTACAAAATGGTGGATTAGAATTTGCAATGGTTTCTCCTGGAAATACAGGTACTATAGTTCCTGAAAATCAATTATTCTCATTACATTTCCTATTCTCAGAGGACATGGATAAAAATGCTGAAATATTCAAGACCAGTAAAGCTTTAAATGAAGACTTAACCGCATTGTACTTAGATAAAAACATAAAAGTATTGTCATATTGGACAGAAGGTACCATGGAATGGACTTCTTCAAGACCAGTAAATACCCCAGATAAGTGGAAAGGGTTAAAGATGAGAACTATGCCTTCACCTATGATAGTAGCATCCTATGAAGCATATGGAGCTAATCCAACCCCAATGCCATATATGGAAGTATATAGTGGATTACAGCTTAATATGATCGAAGGTCAAGAAAACCCAATATCAGCAATTGAAGAGATGAAATTTTGTGAAGTTCAAGATTATTTAACTTTAGGTGGTTCAAGTCTTTATGTAACTACTACAGCTGTTAACCCACAATTCTTTGATGGTTTACCAGCTGACATTCAACAGATGATACTAGAGACAGTAGAAGAAACAAGAGATTTCTCATTCCAAGCACAAGCAGATCTTAATGGAGGAGCATTGGATAAAATAACTGCAACAACTGATGTTGAAGTCGTATATTTAACTGAGGAAGAAAGAGCGCAATTTAAGGAAGCATCAAAGGCTGCATACCAAGTATATAAAAATATGGTTGGAGAAAAAGGTTCAGCTATATTAGATAAATTAATGGAAGAAGTTGCAGCTATAGAAGCTAAATAA
- a CDS encoding ferredoxin-like protein, with amino-acid sequence MFEKEIEEFIEKVRTRREFLKMSGKGLAGITVTASVLNLIGCTKEEPTSTEVPTGAAAFVIPKGLIVSQPNRCTGCQRCEMVCTVANDGKVHPYVSRVKIARNFNYGSEMTDNYRNENGYFGNFLMTPETCRQCEDAKCAAACPADAISQNEATGAWTVDENKCVGCGACVQACPWNMPTIDPETGKSTKCILCGECAENCITGSLSLIPWEKLEAMLRRRGYRLS; translated from the coding sequence ATGTTTGAAAAAGAAATTGAAGAATTTATTGAAAAAGTAAGAACTAGACGTGAATTCCTTAAAATGAGTGGAAAAGGATTAGCTGGTATTACAGTAACTGCTTCCGTATTAAACTTAATTGGATGTACTAAAGAGGAGCCAACGAGTACTGAAGTACCTACTGGAGCAGCGGCGTTTGTTATACCTAAAGGGTTAATAGTATCACAGCCAAATAGATGTACTGGATGTCAAAGATGTGAAATGGTATGTACTGTAGCTAATGATGGAAAGGTTCATCCATATGTATCTAGAGTTAAGATCGCTAGAAACTTCAACTATGGGTCAGAAATGACTGATAATTATAGAAATGAAAATGGTTATTTTGGAAATTTTTTAATGACACCAGAAACATGTCGTCAATGTGAGGATGCTAAATGTGCAGCAGCGTGTCCAGCAGATGCTATAAGTCAGAATGAAGCAACAGGTGCATGGACTGTTGATGAAAATAAATGTGTAGGATGTGGAGCTTGTGTTCAAGCTTGCCCATGGAATATGCCTACCATTGACCCTGAAACTGGTAAATCCACAAAATGTATTTTATGTGGTGAATGTGCTGAGAACTGTATTACAGGTTCACTTAGTTTAATACCTTGGGAAAAGCTAGAAGCTATGCTTAGAAGAAGAGGTTATAGATTATCATAA